In the Telopea speciosissima isolate NSW1024214 ecotype Mountain lineage chromosome 2, Tspe_v1, whole genome shotgun sequence genome, one interval contains:
- the LOC122650910 gene encoding HMG-Y-related protein A-like, whose translation MELSTFPPASTGDLPAPNNMNSPTALPAPTNEAEASLPSRLDLSTALITTTQAAPAVIANAAPPSHSSTPNHPPYAEMITTAIRALHDRKGSSKIAIKKYIDATYSNLPSAHASLLTTHLKRLKNTGIIVMVKHSYKLPNPNKAIASSSSSGGGGVAFLSVPEKKSPGRPPKPKPLGTQPTLPKRSPGRPPKTRPPVVGPERKRPRGRPPKPKPILIPGSNGFVTQPNPKRQSKKPRPIAVTPLYGFLPPKQPRKSPKVRLFVDTDITGKGAVAGIPRSRGRPRKNTVLSSSGDVGASTSASIRQQWL comes from the exons ATGGAGTTGTCAACATTTCCTCCGGCGAGCACCGGAGATCTTCCAGCTCCGAATAACATGAATTCTCCGACAGCTCTTCCAGCTCCGACCAATGAAGCTGAAGCATCTCTCCCATCTCGCTTGGATTTGTCCACCGCTTTAATCACAACCACTCAAGCTGCTCCTGCGGTTATAGCTAACGCTGCCCCTCCGAGTCACAGCTCTACCCCAAACCATCCTCCTTATGCAGAG ATGATTACTACTGCAATTAGAGCTCTTCACGATAGAAAGGGTTCAAGCAAGATTGCCATAAAGAAGTATATAGATGCGACCTACTCAAATCTTCCATCTGCTCATGCATCTCTGTTAACTACTCATCTGAAGAGGCTAAAGAACACTGGTATTATAGTCATGGTGAAACACTCTTACAAACTCCCCAACCCTAATAAAGCTAtagcttcttcatcttcttctggtggtggtggtgttgcttTTCTGTCGGTGCCGGAGAAGAAAAGCCCTGGTCGCCCACCTAAGCCCAAGCCTTTAGGAACCCAACCTACATTGCCTAAAAGAAGCCCTGGTCGTCCTCCCAAAACCAGGCCACCAGTTGTTGGACCTGAGAGGAAGAGGCCCCGTGGGCGCCCACCGAAACCCAAGCCCATTCTTATTCCCGGTTCGAATGGGTTCGTTACACAGCCCAACCCAAAACGGCAATCGAAAAAGCCCAGGCCCATAGCTGTTACTCCATTGTACGGTTTCCTTCCACCAAAGCAACCGAGGAAGTCACCGAAAGTAAGGCTCTTTGTGGATACCGACATTACCGGAAAAGGTGCCGTAGCTGGAATTCCTAGGTCTAGAGGTCGACCACGGAAGAACACTGTACTATCGTCTTCCGGCGATGTTGGAGCAAGTACAAGTGCAAGTATT CGGCAGCAGTGGTTGTGA